From the Papaver somniferum cultivar HN1 chromosome 2, ASM357369v1, whole genome shotgun sequence genome, the window acagtgattccgaaaataatgGGTCTCTTAGTTttcatccactatgaggaatcctatataaaggaaagaAGTCATCACATAGAGAGGAAGATCTTCTAGTGTGagttagacaagaaactaggagagagaaagtttatttgaagAGCAAGTAAAGTCACTGTAATCCTTTGTATCCAATTATAAACCTTGATAAttaataaaagaattcattatgattacttaggTTATTGTTTAGATACattggggtgtggttgtaggttttcctgcaagtacaatatttttttctttgtatGAAAAATGCTTAAGATACACTATAAGACAGCTGCCTAAGTTCTACAGTATACAAATGTCTCCACCAAACAGTTAATGGAGTAGTATCACTAAATGAATAACCCTCAATAACACTTCAGCTGGTTGAAGATGAGCTGACGGCAAAGTGGTGtttctttcttgttcttcaatTCCTGTTCCTTCTTTATCAACTCCAGTTTTAGCATCTCTTTACTTCAAGAGCGTTGTGTGACATAAAATTACACAATCATCTAACATGGTAATGATATAACCAAATAAAGCAAGCATATAAGCAAGAGGACCAGGATTTTCAGCGAGATCACGACAAGTTTCATTTGCATATGCATTAAAGAAGTCCCAACAAAAATCCCACCGGAATATTGAGTTCCTAATAATCGAAAAGTTTCATTCACCACAAGTAATACGGAGATATATACTACCTCCAAGGAAAGTTCAAGAATTCTAGGTTTAGATGTTTTACTATCTCCCAAAATTGTGTAGACTAGACTGTATTCATTCAGTATTTATATGATTTACATAagaaggattcaaaacctaattaAACAAATTGTACGCTAATGCTggaaatctaaaagacttgttacAACAGATTACATCTTCTTATACACCGGAGGACTTGGACTACAACCAACTTCTTCTATTCACCAGGCTTGATCTTTATAACAGACTTGGTCTTCCGTGTGTATGTGCGTGTAGTATGTGTTGTGACCACACAACACATATATGACATATATATATGTCCAATAAAAGTGAATACCAGCAATATTATATATTTCACAAGAACATCGTCAGCATGTTCTTAGTCACCATCTTGGCAACCCCCATGACCAATAGCAACTTGAAAGGAAAACAATGGTTAATAATTTGGGAcacttttgttgttttctttttcgcGCTTTTTTGGGTTAGTCGGCGAAATTTAAACCTGAATTCTCATTCAAACTCGCCGGAAAATTAAAATTTTCCGGCATTGTCCTGTAATGCAACTTTCGCTGGATCTAGTTATTATCATTGATAAACATATTGTAGCAGAACTTGTGTACAAACAAGGTGGTCTCACTCTTGGAAACTATTGCTCGCTTTCTTTTTTAGCTTAATTAAATTTCCTGTCTTGTGTCTATTTAGGATTTCTTATCCAGGTATGTTAAGGAATTATTACCCGAGTCGGAGTTTGGTAATTCTTTTAGTGTTGCCTATATAAGGACGCCTAATATTGTAGAGAATACACATTCTACACATTCATCAACTTATTTTCATAGACATCTTTTCGGGATTATAAATCAAGTTTTCTTAGCTTTGAGTTGGTATTATCTGTGTTTTTAGGTTATTATACACATTGATCTTGACTAGTTGTTTGCTGCATCGCTTAATAATGGAGGTCAACAAGCACATTAAGACGGCGATGTGGGTGGTGCTGAACATTGTTATCATTACCTGCTTTATTGCTCCTGATTATGCAGCAGAGAACCTTCGAAATCTTAGTCAAGGGTTTCAGTCGTATACTGGTGGTAATTTCAGTCGAGTACATGATTCAGAAGGTTCAAGTACTGATCCTACATTGCTAAAGAATGCCGAAGCAGTCATAAGGTTATTTGAAAGGCAGCCTGCACAACGTTCTAACACAACAGCTCTTGCTGATTATGTGAAAGCTTTAGTTAAAGTTCATAGGCTAGAGGAAGGTGAATTGCTCAACGCACTGCAAAGAGGTAATTATCATGTCCTGCAATATATAGAATGTTCAGCATTGTATTGAAACTTTTAGGGCTTCCTGCAGGTGCACTAACCACTAACCAGATGCAACATTCTTTTAATCCTTTAGATATACATATCTTAAAACTGATTAGAGTTCTAAAATTttccaagaaaagaaaaagggccGATAAGCAACTTTAGCCGGTCATATATGGTATATAGCATTCGCTTTACAGTCCATGTTGTGCACCAATCTTTGCCTGGCATAAATTTCGGTTTTCGTTCTGGTTTTTGTATCAACTTTTGCTGAGAATCGAGTCTCACTTGCCTAGTGGACAATATCTACGCTTCTTGCTATAGTCAGTAATTTCAAGTTTTATATGGGACTTGTAATAGTTGTGTTAACAAAAACCGATGTTTTCAGGTGTTCTTGGAACTGCTAGCGCTCCTATTCACATGGTGACAGTAGACCAAGGGGATTTCAAGGCGAAGTTATGGCGTATTTTCCTCAACTATATATTGCCAATCCTCATTCTTAAAGCATTCATGGGGAAAGGGGGATTGCTTAATGGTATGCCATTTGGTGTATTATACCGCTTTACAATCAATACAAGTAGTTTTAATATGTTGAGACAAAATCTGAAGCTtactttgatttgtttttcttaCAGCTATGGGATTAAGTGAAGAGACCGAACCCAGCACCAAGTCTGGTACAAAATTTAGTGATGTTAAGGGAGTTGATGAGGCCAAAGCGGAGCTAGAAGAAATAGTCCATTATCTTCGTGACCCTAAGGTTAATGCATTGATTATCAACTGTTAGAAAAATGGGGAGACTTAGCGCAATTTTGCTTGTATTAACAATGCCTTTTCATTATTTCAGCGTTTCACAAGTCTAGGAGGTAAGCTCCCTAAGGGAGTCTTGCTTGTCGGTCCACCTGGGACAGGTAAAACCATGCTAGCAAGAGCTATTGCGGGAGAAGCTGAAGTGCCATTCTTCTGCAAAAGCGGGAGTGACTTTGACGAAATGCTTGTTGGCGTGGGACCAAGGAGAGTGAAGGACCTATTTGCTGCAGCAAAGAAGTGCGCTCCATGTATTATTTTCATTGATGAGATAGATGCATTTGGAAAGAGTCGCAACCCCGAAGAACAGAAACACCCGGAGACCTTGTATCAGTTTCTTGTCGAGCTTGATGGCTTTAAACAAAATGATGGAGTTATTGTGATTGCGGCAACTAACTTCCCCGAATCTTTGGATAAAGCACTTATTAGACCTGGACGTTTTGATCGTAACGTTGTTGTTCCGCTTCCAGATGTTGAAGGTCGGAGACAGATAATGGAATCTTACATGTCAAAGGTAATTAATGTGTTTTCTCGTATATATCTTCAGTTAAACCTGGTTTAATAAAGGCTAGCTTGTCATTTATAAGTTCCAAGGGCAAAACATGTTTTCTCACCGGCTATGCCATTTGACAGGTTCCCGGTGGAGGAGATGTTGATCTAAGTATAATCGCCAGAGGAACATCTGGGCTCTCAGGTGCAGAGCTTGCAAATATGGTGAACGTTGCAGCCATCAAAGCCGCAAAGGATGGTGCTAAAGAAGTGAGCATGGCTGATTTAGAATATGCAAAGGATAAGATTATGATGGGAAGTGAACGCAAATCAGCTGTGATTTCTGAAAAATCTCGAAAACTAACAGCTTTCCATGAAGGTGGTCATGCTTTAGTAGCCATCCATACAGATGGAGCTCGTCCAGTTCACAAAGCAACAATAGTTCCCCGAGgaattggtggctctctaaaagagtcacaaactatacctgcaagtgcacagggtctagtgtatagaacagggcaagcagggtcgaaccacaaggACTTGGGTGTGTATTGAAGCTACAATTTAACTACTACTGATTCAAATTGAGGGTAACCAAAAGGGGGggtttgtgtcgatacgacaaagacGTTGGCAGAGATTACAACAGTAAAATAAAGATGCAATTACAGAGATGTTAACACTGAGAATAGAGATACTAGGAatgtcaaatccaccactaactcactCTATATATATTCAGCTAATCATACTAcccttgtccttgtaacagataagggagATGTGTCAATTctaccacttacctaaggtgtttcaccaatggatgtctCAATTGCAGCTAAAATATCaacccaaagcactaattgtctatttaagtacaactagtcaaaggattcatcacagtctctaaggcatgagctgcagcactatcaacacagttttatcctaactacactggatgcctgacatacaatgtgagagtaaAGCATTGATGCACTGAAAGTGAAACTATCCTAACAATTTTAAACATTCAAGAGTAATACAATTCACATGAATAACATAGCTGAGACTCagggtttcatctacaccctagtagagtaaattagaacataactaacatgatgaatcacatgaacattaacataacaagaacatgaacataacagtgaaaaatagaattgcaaaaagcataacataacaggacattgaaattgaaattgacccaattagggggtatctcggctaaccaagaacacctcaacagtaatacccagccctcaatttatacaaaaaaggaatgacgaaccctaattcccaaaaccgagaaaactagggttagggtttacctaaaattcttcacccacgtcgacgacccatgctctcttcttgttcctcctgctcttcccatgcttctattgcttcttcttccatctctgtcatgcctataactctatttccctaatttcaaaaccctaaatttgagagggtttgtgaaactagcgaaataggctaataggatggatgggtttcgatgtctttgatgtagggtggctatggtgtttggtgatgaagcggcagtggcagaggtggtgttctggtggtggcaggacatggtggaggtgatggagttgcagagcagctctctgcaacagggtatggaggagaagaggtcgagtgattttgggttagggggcgtttggctaggggtatagggtgttcgatacttaggtgttaggcgggttcagcgaggttcgatgatctgcgacaaggagcgatggatggggatggtaggtagatcggacggctaagagagaagcagtttgtagcgaccgttggatgtggaacacaacgaagtcaacggtgctagattaggttaggtgctgtagtgttgggcggaatcatcgggatttgatgcacagtgatgaggtgaccgctggattcaactaccatctaatctgaaggcttggaatttcagcgctgtggtgcttggcagagacatcattTTGATGCtcatgaaggagcgaccgtcggatgcttctgagaaatgatctgatggctgagacggaggcgcttttgtgtgtagaaaatgaggttgtgcgcaccattcttcgcggcttccttgcgtaattctcccggcttttcactacttttctgctcttttcgctcgcgactcatccgaattttatttactacctaaaaatgcaaaattaattaataaaaatatttattcttgaaaacaatgaaaatacagaatatgggataaaatgtagaattaatgcacaaaagatgagttaaaatgccaacaaaaagggataaaaatatacaatatttggcactcatcaaatacccccaaacctgaattttacttgtcctcaagtaaaacaaaactaaggaaatcctaactataccactgtcgctggtctctcgaatgcatttagcgtatgcactaagccttttaaaccactaagtgtccctagtggacgagttgaagtctcgtgaaggtttaccagaggtgtgcctacaaaacctaaggacaaaatatgagctcagattccatcaaacgtgacatgtgcaaaacagttaagctcacagcaaaatggagatgtcaatctagctatcaaaggcacaatcctagcactgataacaaaaaaaagacatgtgataagagtgtaaagtgtatctacacatgtgtaaagaaagatctgaagttatgactactaatcaccaagagatagtttctcaggctaagaactgaggtcgaaatctagctagctgtccggactttacgagaattgtgaatgagttggaggtatttcacaattactcgcgttgtacatcaatggcatacaccctccttgcttattacaacgaaacaacaaaagatgactatttacatgactcttatttacattgacaattctctttttatttttggaacaagagatgatggaattgataaatacttgatttttttttttttttttttgatatttttttttttttttttttttgatatttttttttttttttttttttttttttttttttttttttttttttttttttttttttttttaactgaggaaacacttttgatacaaatacaaaaggaaaaaaattacatgacactttgcaagaggtagccctttttgatgcacccagttaaattcgatggttgtctttcttaatgtaacctccaccttctatcccaaccaaccaaagaacaagctagtcagtttcgttcagtattctaaagtgattggcaatcgtaacttcctatcaaaccttgaagatcgaggccatacatgtattggtagatcgtgcgcgtgcaaatttcttatcactatgtgaattgtgctagaatcagggtgcctaaatatctagactaagactcctaataaaatacatatttgcacaagagtcaacatttcaaggtaaatgagctccatttttatgattttttattttttaattttttaattttgattttttaatttttttggaatttttcaattttttcaaaaagaagaagagtttttttcaattatggcatattatcatggcatctactctatacccccaaacctaaactaaacattgtcctcaatgtttcaaatatggaaagaattaaaatgcaacatatggaaagggacatgctgagtagagtaaaaggagagagaatacccgattcgtcgaaaacacgaaccgaactccattattcaccggctagaatccaacattttcaacttagattatattggattagcaaaatatatacaaaagaaaccaaaaagttttaaaatttatctactggattatatacaaaaaattcaccatacaccaaaagtctaaagagttgaggatcaacccaaaagacaaagtgtagcggtttcaacaacttcacacatgaaagaaaagcacgtgaagctgtgaaaccaaatgagctacccccaaacctggattttacagaagatacaattttgaaaacaaaatcgcgcagttttgggggttcatcatgcacaagatctaactcaaagtgaactgtgctatggacgggcaaacatgcaatttccaactgtggttcctcaaatgtattatacttagaagcaaaatagtccaagaggacttgggaagcacacagttccaaacctaggttggggactctcagaaaagtcggtttgtcaatatgggtacaaaccaaatctaggttgggtggggtggaaggccatcagattgtgacttatgtaggacgataggcacatcattattaatcaaatcaaaatctcctaaatcatctacacatgtcacatcatgctcacaatcatcaatcaaattagcaagttcacactcagaatcatcaacatcatcaacaaatttattcttatgcattggcaaatcaggagaaatatcacaatgtgacctaggtagagaatcagacacatcaaatatattttcatgcatattagtgtctacagaagattcaactattcctatgtcatgctcatcttcacagaataattgtacgaatcccatgtcaatatcaaaatcatatgaattacaatgagtattagaaaaaacaacattcatgaaggtcgagggcgagaagccatatgttattgaaccaacaggttccacaatattttcatgttcttctaacacatcattataatcatcataatcatcatcatggtagcatgcatattggtcctcattaaaagtggtggtgtcgttagtcgattcatgttcctctaaattaggttcatattcaacatcatttacatgaatgggactagacacttcattagggacaacatacatttcctcatgaatttcctccttttgtaggtgaagcaaaatctgatctaaatatgcctgaattcgtgatgtagatctatcgaagttttgctcactaagtcttaaagcttctgtggtggagtctaaattcatgggagtacaaaattcttcatgttcaaattgtggtgaatggtacatgtatgcatggtcattagggtctataaatgattgatcgcaaccctcaaaggattgattacggtcccaatgactaccattctcacaatttatgggcatttcataccttggattttctctagattgcctaaaattatgcaaaatatgacaattctcaacagggtggtctaaactaccacatgcaggacatgcatagattttaggttgcctaagaaaattagatgtgacagattcctcatgtgattgcatttctaaagctgcgattcgagcttctaattgatccacaagagatgattgtgtgagtgaggcactagcaaaatgttcattttcacgttgtggcgaatgatgcatgtgtgaat encodes:
- the LOC113352895 gene encoding ATP-dependent zinc metalloprotease FTSH 5, mitochondrial-like, with translation MEVNKHIKTAMWVVLNIVIITCFIAPDYAAENLRNLSQGFQSYTGGNFSRVHDSEGSSTDPTLLKNAEAVIRLFERQPAQRSNTTALADYVKALVKVHRLEEGELLNALQRGVLGTASAPIHMVTVDQGDFKAKLWRIFLNYILPILILKAFMGKGGLLNGMPFAMGLSEETEPSTKSGTKFSDVKGVDEAKAELEEIVHYLRDPKRFTSLGGKLPKGVLLVGPPGTGKTMLARAIAGEAEVPFFCKSGSDFDEMLVGVGPRRVKDLFAAAKKCAPCIIFIDEIDAFGKSRNPEEQKHPETLYQFLVELDGFKQNDGVIVIAATNFPESLDKALIRPGRFDRNVVVPLPDVEGRRQIMESYMSKVPGGGDVDLSIIARGTSGLSGAELANMVNVAAIKAAKDGAKEVSMADLEYAKDKIMMGSERKSAVISEKSRKLTAFHEGGHALVAIHTDGARPVHKATIVPRGIGMTLGMVAQLPDKDDETSVTCKQMLAMLDVCMGGRVAEEIIFGKTEVTAGAYSDFQQATSLARAMITKYGMSEKVGLVTHNYDDDGKSMSTKTRLLIEKEVKDLLDRAYTNAKTILTSHSIELHALANALLLKETLTGAQIKALLEQMRFQPVLNDSKNKRIPVRVPKPSFRVKRLGYASS